The Planctellipticum variicoloris DNA window GCCGGTGCTGCTGCTCGACACGCTCGGGGAACTGGGGGCGTGCTGGGGTCTGGCCGACGTCGCCTTTGTGGGGGGGAGTCTGACGCAGCGGGGTGGGCAGAACATGCTTGAGCCGGCGGCCTATGGGGCCGCGGTGCTATTCGGACCGAACACCTGGAACTTCAAGGACATCGTCGCCGAGCTGCTCGCGCGGGATGCTGCGGAGGTCGTCCGCGACGGGGCCGAGTTGACGGCTGCCGTTCGTCGGTTGCTGAGCGAACCGGACCTTGCGACAGGACGTGCTCGACGCGCCCGCGAGTTTGTCGAGATGCAGCAGGGGGCGACGCAGCGGACGGTCGAGCTGCTGGAAGCGGTCTGGCCGGGAGAGAGTGCGCCGCGGCGCGCGGCTTGAAGTGATTCGGGAGTGTCGTTGGTTGGCACCTCGACCCTCACTGAAGCTATTTGGCTGTTTCTAGTTCGCAAGATGCGCCACTGGTCCCAGAGATGAATGGCACTGACGGCGTTCTTAATTGTTTTGGCATTCAACCGATATCAACGAAACGTATCCATCTGACAAACCAGAATCGAAGGGGTCTCGATCGCCGCGCCCTGGCTGACAGGAGAGTGACTGATGTGGAAGCCTAGGGGTCTGGGCGCGGCATCGTGCGCCACGCGTAACACACAAACCCCAGCGTCGCAGCGAGGAATGCCCCGAGGCCCGAGACGACGAGAGGTATCAGGCCCAACGAAATGACGTAGGTCCATGCGACGTATTTCACAAGATGAACGCCGCCCTGGATTCCGTTTTCTGCAGCCTGGGCGCTGCCTCCTTCGATCGGATGGTCGACAGATGCAGGCTCCGTACCGACGATTGCCCCGACGCTAAATGCGACGGCAAACACAAACAGGTTGGCGAGGATTGCACCGATCACTTCCGCCGTGTATCCCGTTGTTCTGTTGCTCATTGCCACCCTCTCGCCTTTGTCCTTCAGTGCGGCGGCTGAGAAGCTGTCGCCCGCCATCGCTTGGGGAACCGTCCCAGCCGCGCGACACGAAACAACGTCGCTCAGATTATCCTACCCTCAAACGCCACGGTTCTCCCTGAAAGAACGGTCTCCGCAACAAGAGGTGACGTTACGAGATACGTCAGTGCCCTTCACACCAGCCCTCTCCCAGCGAAGCCGCCGGGCGAGGGAGCAGGAATAAGACCGGGGCATCGCGAAGACGCTCCTGCCCCGGCCACCCGCCGTTTTTGACCCCAGAGCGGTCGCAGCGGTCGCAGCCGCGTTCCGGGGGTGTCGGAGCAAAGCTCCTCAACCCCCGGCTACATTCTTCGACCCCTTCCGGGGTCGCAGATCGGACGCGCCTCTTCAGTCCCGAGTGAAGTTAGGGGAGCGCTTGTCTTTCCCCACCTCTTTGTGAGTCCGCATGATTCACGTCTTCCAATGCAAAGACGGCGGTCTCCGCCCGCGGAGAACGGCGTCCCTCGGCGGACGAGGACGTCCACCGTACGCAGACGGCGACTTCTGTAGGATGGACGGCCTCGTCCGTCCGCGACTTTTCTCTCCTCGTTCCCAAGCGGAGCCTGGGAACGAGGAAACGGCGCTGGGCGAGGGAGCAGAAAACGGACCGGGGCATCGCGAAGACGCTCCTGCCCCGGGCCACCCGGATTGTCGCGTTCCTTGTCGATGTCAGCGCTTCCGGGCTCGGGCCTTGGAGACCGCCTCGACGAATTCTGACTGCAGCTCTGGCAGCGTCTTCCCGGTCGATCTTTCGACGAGCAGCTTTCGCTCGGCCGGGTCCGGTTCCGCCAGCGGCTCGACCTGACGGTAGTGCTTCAAAATCTGCTGATAGGCTTCCGGGTAGCGAGTCAGCAGCAGCCAGTGGAGTCCCCAGGACTGGGCGTAGGCCTGGGCGGCGAGAACATCCCCCTGGAAGGCCTTGTCGTTTTCGACGAGATCGGTCCAGTCGGCTTTGCGCGTCCGCAGTGCCACTGAGGCATACCGCTCGTTGACGGCGCGGGGACCGCTCTTGACGCGGACGCCGTCCCCTTCGAAGCCGCTGGCCAAGCCTTCGTGCAGCCATAGCGGGACCGGGGCGAGCCGGCGGATCAGGCCGCGGTTGTAGACCAGTTGATGGATGGACTCGTGCAGCGGCGTATCGAACGACCGGCACTCGCGAGCCCGCAGGATCAGACGATTGGACAGCACGTCGTAGAACGAAGCGACGTTCTTCGCCGACAGTCCGGCCTGTTCTCCCAGCTCGGTCCGGTAGTATGCGTCGAAGTCGCTGTCGGACTCGAAGATGACGACTGGCAGAGCGTAGCGGAGCGGCTGCAGGTCGATCTCCAGCTCCCGCATTTCGTTCTCGAACGAAGTCTGCACCCCTTTGAGGAACAAGCCCGCCTTCTTCAGCAGGGCCTGGACGCGATTCTTCGTCGCCCGGTCGGCCCCGTTCGGAGCCGCCATGACGACGGCCAGCACGTACGGCGCTTCAACCCGCGTGACCGTGCGTCCGGCTCCGAAGCGGTCGACGAGTTGCCCGGCGAGTTCTTCGCCCGTGAGAGGTGCTGGATCGTCGGCCGGCTCGCGGGCGAGGATCCGATCTTCGGGAATGGGCTGTACGCGACCGTTGGGGAATTCGAGGACTGCCACCTGTCGACCGCTGCCGCCCCAGCGGGCCGACACGGTCACCTGCTCGCCGTTGTCGTCTTTGACGGTAAAAACATCGGCGGAGGCCGAGGGCAGGCACCACGGGAGAAGCAGCCCGGCGGCGATGGTTCTGCGGAAACACATGGGAATGTCCGGAATCGTGAGCAGAGCGGGGGGGTTCAGTTTAGCAGGTTGTGGGCTGCTGGTGGGGGAGACTCTGGAGGCGATCACGGCTCATTCCAAGTTCCGATGAGGCACGGTTTACAGGGTGAGTCGAGTTCGCGAGGCTCACCCTAACTCGTTATGGCAGAGGTGAGCCTCGAAGACTCGACTCACCCTACTTTGACTAAGACAACGACGGACGAGGACGTCCGTCGTACCGAAGGGTCGATCGTACATTTGTGCTGTGATTGCTTCTGTCTGCAGGTGGAAGTAGCGTAAGGTCAGGGTCGCCCGTCTGGCGGCCCGTCGTTTCCGGGAAGATTTTCCATGCCCCGTCGTAAGGCTGTCGCTGCGCCGGCCGAGAGCCACGCCGATCCGATCAGCAGCCAGGTCTGCGAGCGCGTGAAAGTGCTCCGGCAGCAGCGCGGCTGGTCGCTGGAGCAGTTGTCCGCCGGGAGCGGCGTCAGCCGCTCGATGCTCAGCCAGATCGAACGGAACCAGGCCAATCCGACGCTGGCAGTCACCTGCAAGATCGCCCAGGCGTTCGGGATGTCGTTGGCCGAGTTCGTCGAAATTCCTGGCGCATCGTCGTCGATTCACGTGATCCGGGCCGATGATCGGGCGCATCTGTACCGGTCCGACGCCGACTGCGAAATCCGCACGCTGTCTCCGCTGCACCTCGAAAAGGATGTCGAGTTCTACACGGTCCGCCTGAAACCCGGCGGGTCGCTTCGAAGTGCGGCTCACTTTCAGGGGACGCGGGAGTTTCTGACGGTCGAGCAGGGACGCATCCGATTGACCTCGGGCGAGGACACGTCCGAACTGGCGAAGG harbors:
- a CDS encoding DUF1570 domain-containing protein → MCFRRTIAAGLLLPWCLPSASADVFTVKDDNGEQVTVSARWGGSGRQVAVLEFPNGRVQPIPEDRILAREPADDPAPLTGEELAGQLVDRFGAGRTVTRVEAPYVLAVVMAAPNGADRATKNRVQALLKKAGLFLKGVQTSFENEMRELEIDLQPLRYALPVVIFESDSDFDAYYRTELGEQAGLSAKNVASFYDVLSNRLILRARECRSFDTPLHESIHQLVYNRGLIRRLAPVPLWLHEGLASGFEGDGVRVKSGPRAVNERYASVALRTRKADWTDLVENDKAFQGDVLAAQAYAQSWGLHWLLLTRYPEAYQQILKHYRQVEPLAEPDPAERKLLVERSTGKTLPELQSEFVEAVSKARARKR
- a CDS encoding helix-turn-helix domain-containing protein — its product is MPRRKAVAAPAESHADPISSQVCERVKVLRQQRGWSLEQLSAGSGVSRSMLSQIERNQANPTLAVTCKIAQAFGMSLAEFVEIPGASSSIHVIRADDRAHLYRSDADCEIRTLSPLHLEKDVEFYTVRLKPGGSLRSAAHFQGTREFLTVEQGRIRLTSGEDTSELAKGDSASYRADVVHSLENSGRSDAMVFLVVIYQ